A region of Fundulus heteroclitus isolate FHET01 unplaced genomic scaffold, MU-UCD_Fhet_4.1 scaffold_59, whole genome shotgun sequence DNA encodes the following proteins:
- the slc23a1 gene encoding solute carrier family 23 member 1 yields MEDTKSQDHSEDVRGHKLGNADSSIGRLREINQPIRAEKAGLDMIYTIEDVPPWYLCILLGLQHYLTCFSGTVAVPFLLAEAMCVGRDQNTVSLLIGTIFTTVGITTLIQTTVGVRLPLFQASAFAFLIPAQAILGLDRWKCPSEDMIYGNWSVPLNTSHIWQPRIREIQGAIIMSSLVEVVIGLCGLPGLLLEYIGPLTITPTVSLIGLSVFTTAGDRAGSHWGLSTLCMLLIVLFAQYLRTTSFPVPVYSRSKGLATTRVQIFKMFPIILAIMVVWLVCYILTLTDLLPNDPHRYGHKGRTDARGDIMTSAPWFRMPYPCQWGLPVVTVAGVLGMLSATMAGIVESIGDYYACARLSGATPPPIHAINRGIFTEGVCCIIAGLLGTGNGSTSSSPNIGVLGITKVGSRRVVQFGAGIMFILGSVGKFTALFASLPDPILGGMFCTLFGMITAVGLSNLQLVDLNSSRNLFVLGFSMFFGLTLPTYLDTHPKAISTGVAELDQILTVLLSTEMFVGGFLAFCLDNTIPGTREERGLVEWSSSGASTSTGSSTYDFPVGMGVVRRTRWLRRFPISPTFRGFKVSDEVPPPDEEEQGGGEEEVGDAPLPSTKV; encoded by the exons ATGGAGGACACCAAG AGTCAGGATCACTCGGAAGATGTACGGGGCCACAAGCTGGGCAATGCAGACTCATCTATAGGACGGCTGAGAGAAAtaaaccagccaatcagagcagagaaGGCGGGACTAGATATGATTTACACCATTGAAGATGTTCCACCATGGTACTTGTGTATCCTACTGGGACTACAG CATTACCTGACATGTTTCAGTGGCACTGTTGCAGTCCCGTTTCTTTTGGCCGAAGCGATGTGTGTCGGACGAGACCAAAACACTGTTAGTCTGCTGATCGGAACAATTTTCACCACTGTTGGAATCACAACTCTGATCCAGACTACCGTGGGAGTCCG GCTTCCTTTGTTCCAGGCCAGTGCTTTTGCCTTCCTGATTCCTGCTCAGGCGATCCTCGGCCTGGACCGCTGGAAGTGTCCCAGTGAAG ACATGATTTATGGGAACTGGAGTGTGCCCCTCAACACCTCCCATATCTGGCAGCCTCGCATCAGAGAG attcagGGAGCCATCATCATGTCCAGCCTGGTGGAAGTCGTGATTGGTCTGTGTGGATTACCCGGTCTGCTGTTGGAGTACATCGGCCCTCTCACCATCACGCCAACTGTCTCCCTGATCGGTCTGTCTGTATTCACCACCGCTGGAGACAGGGCCGGGTCCCACTGGGGCCTGTCCACTTT GTGTATGTTGCTGATTGTGCTGTTTGCTCAGTACCTGAGGACGACATCATTTCCTGTTCCTGTGTACAGCAGAAGTAAAGGACTGGCAACCACCAGAGTCCAGATTTTCAAGATGTTCCCC ATCATCCTTGCTATAATGGTGGTCTGGCTAGTCTGTTACATTTTAACTCTAACCGACCTGCTCCCTAACGATCCGCACCGGTACGGACACAAAGGGCGGACCGATGCCCGTGGGGATATCATGACATCAGCCCCCTGGTTTAGGATGCCCTACCCAT GTCAGTGGGGATTACCGGTGGTAACCGTTGCTGGAGTGCTGGGGATGCTGAGTGCAACCATGGCGGGTATAGTGGAGTCAATTGGAGATTATTACGCCTGTGCCCGTCTGTCAGGAGCCACGCCGCCTCCAATTCATGCTATCAACAG GGGGATCTTCACTGAGGGAGTCTGCTGCATCATTGCAGGCCTGTTAGGGACAGGAAATGGATCAACCTCCTCCAGTCCCAACATAGGAGTTCTTGGAATCACCAAG GTGGGCAGCAGGCGGGTGGTCCAGTTTGGAGCCGGGATCATGTTCATCCTGGGCTCAGTGGGGAAGTTCACAGCTCTGTTTGCATCGCTGCCAGATCCCATCCTAGGAGGAATGTTCTGTACTTTGTTTG GAATGATCACAGCTGTTGGTCTTTCAAATCTGCAACTGGTTGATCTGAATTCTTCCAGAAATCTCTTTGTTCTTGGGTTCTCAATGTTCTTCGGTCTTACACTACCAACGTACCTGGACACACACCCGAAGGCCATCAGCACAG GTGTTGCAGAACTGGATCAGATCCTGACGGTTCTTCTGTCCACGGAGATGTTCGTTGGAGGATTTTTGGCTTTTTGTCTCGACAACACAATACCAG GTACGCGGGAGGAGCGCGGACTCGTGGAGTGGAGCTCCTCAGGCGCCTCCACCTCCACAGGCAGCTCCACCTATGACTTTCCTGTGGGAATGGGCGTGGTCAGACGGACGCGCTGGCTCCGCAGGTTTCCCATCTCCCCTACCTTTAGAGGTTTCAAGGTGTCTGATGAAGTCCCGCCTCCTGATGAGGAGGAGCAAGGAGGAGGTGAAGAGGAGGTGGGTGACGCCCCACTGCCGAGCACCAAGGTGTGA